One Deinococcus radiopugnans ATCC 19172 DNA segment encodes these proteins:
- a CDS encoding PPC domain-containing protein has protein sequence MPPKSTPALLPLALSVVLAACTDLPVPAVPGTESEPNDSAATANLLTPGTPLDGRIAGQPRDVDYFKFSAEAGARLKLTVSSVSVDPGSTLDPYAQVLLPDGFTVLEHDDDSGGGLESELRFNVTRPGTYYVTVTSFDIHDDEQASDDRERNTYRVALTRR, from the coding sequence GTGCCTCCCAAGTCCACCCCTGCCCTGCTGCCGCTGGCCCTGAGCGTCGTGCTGGCAGCCTGTACCGACCTGCCGGTGCCAGCTGTGCCGGGCACCGAGAGCGAGCCGAACGACAGCGCCGCTACCGCCAATCTGCTGACCCCCGGCACGCCGCTGGACGGCCGGATTGCAGGCCAGCCGCGCGACGTGGACTACTTCAAATTCAGTGCGGAGGCCGGTGCGCGGCTCAAGCTGACGGTCAGCAGCGTGAGCGTGGACCCCGGCAGCACGCTCGATCCCTACGCGCAGGTGCTGCTGCCCGACGGCTTTACAGTGCTGGAACACGACGACGACAGCGGTGGGGGCCTGGAATCCGAGCTGCGCTTCAACGTGACGCGGCCTGGCACCTACTACGTGACCGTCACCAGTTTCGACATTCATGACGACGAGCAGGCCAGCGATGACCGGGAGCGCAACACCTACCGGGTGGCCCTGACGCGCCGATGA